A part of Vulpes vulpes isolate BD-2025 chromosome 15, VulVul3, whole genome shotgun sequence genomic DNA contains:
- the LOC140595583 gene encoding uncharacterized protein: protein MAASTLSVCSSDLSYGGRVCLPGSGDSCPDPSWQVDDCPESYCEPPCCAPGSCLTLLCTPASCGSSPCPPACPGSCQSSCGSCSPCQEGCCVSVCCKPVCCTPVCCKPVCCTPVCCKPLCCEASPCCQLSPCTPSCCKPACCTPVCCKPVCCTPVCCKPVCCEASPCSASPCCQQSSCQPSCCSSSPCQEDSCVSVCCKPVCCTPVCCKPVCCTPVSCKPICCTPVCCKPMCCTPVCCKPVCCQASPCCQPSPCRPSSCMSLLCRPVCRPACCSSPSLCQPSCRPQASSVSLLCRPVCSR, encoded by the coding sequence ATGGCCGCCTCCACCCTTTCCGTCTGCTCCAGCGACCTGAGCTACGGCGGCCGCGTCTGCCTGCCCGGCTCCGGCGACTCCTGCCCCGACCCCTCCTGGCAGGTGGATGACTGTCCCGAGAGCTACTGCGAGCCCCCCTGCTGCGCCCCGGGCTCCTGCCTGACCCTCCTCTGCACCCCTGCGAGCTGCGggtccagcccctgcccaccagcCTGCCCCGGCTCCTGCCAGTCCTCCTGTGgcagctgctccccctgccagGAGGGctgctgtgtgtctgtctgctgcaagcccgtgtgctgcacccctgtctgctgcaagcccgtgtgctgcacccctgtctgctgcaagccccTCTGCTGTGAGGCCTCCCCCTGCTGCCAGCTcagcccctgcaccccctcctgcTGCAAACCTGCATgctgcacccctgtctgctgcaagcccgtgtgctgcacccctgtctgctgcaagcccgtctGCTGTGAGGCATCCCCTTGCTCAGCCTCCCCCTGCTGCCAGCAGTCTAGCTGCCAGCCCTCCTGctgcagctcctccccctgccaggaagacagctgtgtgtctgtctgctgcaagcccgtctGCTGCACCCCCgtctgctgcaagcccgtctGCTGCACCCCTGTCTCCTGCAAGCCTATCTgctgcacccctgtctgctgcaagcccatgtgctgcacccctgtctgctgcaaACCCGTGTGCTGCCAGGCCTccccctgctgccagcccagcccctgcagaCCCTCTTCCTGCATGTCCCTCCTCTGCCGCCCCGTGTGCAGGCCCGCCTGCTGTTCATCCCCCTCCCTATGCCAGCCCAGCTGCCGCCCCCAGGCCTCCAGCGTGTCCCTACTGTGCCGTCCCGTGTGCTCCCGCTAA